One Campylobacter concisus DNA segment encodes these proteins:
- a CDS encoding Hcp family type VI secretion system effector: protein MSQPVYIKVKGSTQGLISSGASTEASIGNRYQSGHEDEIMAQEVSHIVTVPVDPQSGQPSGQRVHKPFSFTTSLNKAVPLLYNALTQGERLPEVEIHWYRTSTSGGAEHFFTTKLEDATITDITLVSPNAQDKLNSDKTELFKVSMNYRKIVWEHVAAGTSGSDDWREATKKA from the coding sequence ATGTCACAACCAGTGTATATTAAGGTGAAAGGTTCTACTCAAGGACTTATCTCAAGTGGTGCTTCAACAGAAGCTAGTATCGGTAATCGCTATCAGTCAGGTCACGAAGATGAGATCATGGCGCAAGAGGTTTCTCACATCGTAACTGTTCCAGTGGATCCACAAAGTGGCCAACCATCAGGACAAAGAGTGCATAAGCCATTTAGCTTTACAACATCTTTAAACAAAGCTGTTCCACTTCTTTACAACGCATTAACTCAAGGCGAGAGACTTCCAGAGGTTGAGATCCACTGGTACAGAACATCAACTAGCGGTGGCGCTGAGCACTTCTTCACTACAAAGCTAGAAGATGCAACTATAACAGATATCACTCTAGTAAGTCCAAATGCTCAAGACAAGCTAAATAGCGACAAAACTGAGCTTTTTAAAGTTTCAATGAACTATAGAAAGATAGTTTGGGAGCACGTAGCTGCAGGCACAAGCGGAAGCGATGACTGGAGAGAAGCTACTAAAAAAGCTTAA
- the tssM gene encoding type VI secretion system membrane subunit TssM, giving the protein MAFIDYLRRFFTFFRFKHSVVLVTSIALSVLFWLYAPLVAFNDIYSFASVSSRVSVLVAFWAVILFFVLLRPLMNYFASRKDEKNDKLKEIKKESLDSFGKAKRNFLLSLKDAKTTWKKDINFKKLPLIMIIGNEGAGKSAFINYSNIEFPLSDSLDTYKKIHQSTTNFNLYVSKFGALLDTEGIHFAQESLYQPTATEELPEDDVEKNRDYLLKKGVWNEFLHFLKRNDFNSRLSGAVLIIDTKKFLEGTQEYFDELIRYMVKRINDCEKHLGIKFPIYVVFSKLDLIDGMGDYFKLFNEDVANKALGINLDSNFTAQTLETELKGLSDSLFKHLMSKNSISHMLEDKKRSYLFLKQLENFFVLVKDFVTKLSSQNALKNTSVINGVYFVSAYQENIPINYLTNTICDKYSIKKPLLRAVNNYSKQSYFVKSFLKEIAFKANVTKFGVQNRFIKFVNFALVAALCVGVYFGSSYILNIKNTKEQTAANNVDKISNYLDNKKYKDLTATQKIELLNLLKQSLNDYPRIFSGDTKFEYITLDTSYKGFTPVKALYYDLSADFFKNTVLTEMENILKTESDPDKLIKAFYMYDSLFDKNYTNVDLFKIWIAANWDKFEKYGVAKDEFLAHIEAILNAKNLSISADQSAQSAANTKLTPVQRAKRLYSILEFISFKDEKSFYDIKKEVENLNQVVQEKEAFNPFNKIYTKENLRDFLAKLSSNIDETAGIESWLMDTNSSLKDISSNEKKELSIAVVELYLQNYADKWNQILRAIEPNEFATKKEVIDELEILSKRENPLNSLIKLTNQNTNLNDENLLKYIYSLGFASSEIKRVFTDFSTKFTNYHALNSDGSLDLISNDVTNVYKKVSDYNFEMLQSSDDKIVYAINGIKNENDPFIVLNNDAKKLPDELNEYYQKLSKLAWKQVENGASSLLATAYKDDVLDDFESLIKPYYPFNENSAKAVSIEEFKRFFGKDGTWNSFYDKYLKQILSKTGSGYKVRPKYAKELRFSKSFLENIAYIDRISNLMLDSNDELKLNYNLKAVDLSANFSHINIGYANNSLAYDHTIPSNLLVSSKSFDISTQFKFNAVSNAGSDKKEISFDGEWGWYKLLKASNFSSIGVSTLNFDGKKESYFGFEVTPNGGELLELMNIIPTIDLPRKMLY; this is encoded by the coding sequence ATGGCATTTATCGACTACTTACGCAGATTTTTCACATTTTTTAGGTTTAAACACAGTGTTGTTTTAGTAACTTCTATCGCTCTTAGTGTTTTGTTTTGGCTCTATGCCCCGCTTGTAGCATTTAACGATATATACAGCTTTGCTAGCGTTAGCTCACGAGTTAGCGTGCTAGTTGCTTTTTGGGCAGTTATATTGTTTTTTGTCTTGCTTAGACCGCTGATGAACTATTTTGCATCACGCAAAGATGAGAAAAACGACAAACTAAAAGAGATCAAAAAAGAGTCATTGGATAGTTTTGGCAAAGCAAAGAGAAATTTCTTACTTTCGCTAAAAGACGCCAAAACGACTTGGAAAAAAGATATAAATTTTAAAAAATTACCATTAATAATGATAATAGGCAACGAGGGCGCTGGAAAGAGTGCTTTTATAAACTATTCAAATATCGAATTTCCTCTATCTGATAGCCTGGATACTTATAAAAAGATACATCAAAGTACGACAAATTTTAACCTTTATGTATCAAAATTTGGCGCATTACTAGATACTGAGGGCATTCACTTTGCGCAAGAGAGTCTCTATCAGCCAACTGCGACAGAAGAGCTTCCTGAAGATGACGTAGAGAAAAACAGAGACTATCTACTTAAAAAAGGCGTTTGGAACGAGTTTTTACACTTTTTAAAGAGAAATGACTTTAACTCAAGACTAAGCGGCGCCGTGCTTATCATCGATACTAAAAAATTCCTAGAGGGTACTCAAGAGTATTTTGACGAGCTTATCAGATATATGGTAAAGAGGATAAACGACTGCGAGAAGCATCTGGGCATCAAATTTCCTATCTACGTGGTCTTTAGCAAGCTTGATCTTATAGATGGTATGGGCGATTATTTCAAATTATTTAATGAAGACGTGGCAAATAAAGCACTTGGTATAAATTTAGACTCAAATTTCACCGCTCAAACACTTGAGACAGAGCTTAAGGGCTTAAGCGACTCACTATTTAAACATCTAATGAGCAAAAACTCGATCTCGCACATGCTAGAAGATAAAAAACGCTCATATTTGTTCTTAAAACAGCTTGAAAATTTCTTTGTGCTGGTAAAAGACTTTGTTACAAAACTAAGCTCTCAAAATGCTCTTAAAAACACATCTGTTATAAACGGAGTTTATTTTGTAAGTGCATATCAAGAAAATATCCCTATAAACTATCTTACAAATACAATTTGTGATAAATACAGCATCAAAAAACCACTTCTTAGAGCGGTAAATAATTACAGCAAACAAAGCTATTTTGTAAAATCATTTTTAAAAGAGATCGCTTTTAAAGCAAATGTAACGAAATTTGGCGTACAAAATAGATTTATTAAATTTGTAAATTTCGCCCTAGTGGCTGCGCTTTGTGTGGGAGTTTATTTTGGCTCTAGTTATATTTTAAATATCAAAAATACAAAAGAGCAAACCGCGGCTAACAACGTAGATAAAATTTCTAACTATCTTGATAACAAAAAGTATAAAGACCTTACCGCTACACAAAAGATCGAGCTTTTAAATCTGCTAAAACAAAGTCTAAACGACTATCCAAGGATCTTTAGTGGTGATACTAAATTTGAGTACATCACTCTTGATACCTCTTATAAAGGTTTTACGCCTGTTAAAGCGCTTTATTACGACCTTAGTGCTGATTTTTTCAAAAATACAGTTTTAACTGAAATGGAAAATATCCTAAAAACAGAGAGCGATCCAGATAAGCTTATAAAAGCCTTTTATATGTATGATTCACTTTTTGATAAAAACTATACAAATGTTGATCTATTTAAAATTTGGATAGCTGCAAACTGGGATAAATTTGAAAAATATGGCGTTGCCAAGGATGAATTTTTAGCACACATTGAAGCTATTTTAAATGCTAAAAATTTAAGCATTTCAGCAGACCAGAGCGCTCAAAGTGCAGCAAATACCAAACTAACGCCTGTTCAAAGAGCAAAAAGGCTCTACTCGATACTTGAGTTTATATCATTTAAAGATGAAAAATCATTCTACGACATCAAAAAAGAGGTTGAAAATTTAAATCAGGTAGTTCAAGAAAAAGAGGCATTTAATCCATTTAATAAAATTTATACAAAAGAAAATTTAAGAGATTTCTTGGCAAAACTTAGCTCAAACATCGATGAAACCGCGGGCATCGAGTCATGGCTGATGGATACCAACTCATCTTTAAAAGATATTAGCTCAAATGAGAAAAAAGAGCTAAGCATCGCAGTTGTAGAGCTTTATTTGCAAAACTACGCTGATAAATGGAACCAAATTTTAAGAGCGATCGAACCAAATGAATTTGCTACTAAAAAAGAGGTTATCGATGAGCTTGAAATTTTGTCAAAAAGAGAAAACCCACTAAATTCTCTTATAAAATTAACCAATCAAAATACAAATTTAAATGATGAAAATTTACTAAAATACATCTACTCTCTAGGCTTTGCTTCAAGCGAGATAAAACGCGTATTTACAGACTTTAGTACTAAATTTACAAACTATCATGCACTAAATTCTGATGGATCGTTAGATCTTATCAGCAATGATGTCACAAATGTCTATAAAAAAGTTAGTGACTATAACTTTGAGATGCTTCAAAGTAGTGACGACAAGATAGTCTATGCGATAAATGGCATAAAAAATGAGAATGATCCATTTATCGTGCTAAACAATGACGCCAAAAAGCTTCCAGATGAGCTAAATGAGTACTATCAAAAGCTATCAAAGCTAGCTTGGAAACAGGTAGAAAACGGAGCTTCATCACTTTTAGCAACAGCTTATAAAGATGATGTTCTTGATGACTTTGAAAGTCTTATAAAACCTTATTATCCATTTAATGAAAACTCAGCAAAGGCTGTTAGCATCGAAGAATTTAAGAGATTTTTTGGCAAAGACGGAACTTGGAATAGCTTTTATGATAAATATCTAAAACAAATTTTAAGTAAAACTGGCAGTGGCTATAAGGTAAGACCAAAATATGCAAAAGAGCTAAGATTTAGTAAAAGCTTCCTTGAAAATATCGCTTATATCGATAGAATTTCAAATTTGATGCTTGATTCAAATGACGAGCTAAAACTAAACTATAACTTAAAAGCAGTTGATCTATCGGCAAATTTCAGCCACATAAATATAGGCTACGCAAATAACTCTTTGGCGTATGATCACACGATCCCATCAAATTTACTTGTCTCAAGTAAAAGCTTTGATATCTCAACTCAGTTTAAATTTAATGCAGTTTCAAATGCAGGCAGTGATAAAAAAGAGATCAGCTTTGATGGTGAGTGGGGCTGGTACAAGCTCTTAAAGGCTTCAAATTTCAGCAGCATTGGCGTTAGCACGCTTAACTTTGATGGTAAAAAAGAGTCATATTTTGGCTTTGAAGTTACTCCAAATGGCGGAGAGCTTTTAGAGCTTATGAATATCATACCAACGATTGATTTACCAAGAAAGATGCTTTATTAA
- the tssC gene encoding type VI secretion system contractile sheath large subunit, whose translation MSETKVKTPIIESIMQRSKYTKDDESYSVVKQGVAEFISNVITTNNAEEKINKLALDEMIAHIDTLLSAQMDEILHNKSFQELESTWRGIRFLVERTNFNENVKIDLLDATKEEILDDFENNLDITQSTLYKQIYSAEYGQFGGEPVGAIVADYELDKSNQDMTFLNKMSSIAAMSHSPLLTSLSSKFFGLDNFGELENIKDLKSLLEGPQYTRWRTFRENEDAKYTGCMVNRFLTRSPYIPEDNPIKSFNYRESVDKHDDMLWGNGAYAFATRLTESFADYRWCGNIIGPKGGGAVKDLPTYTYENYGSVQTKIPTEVLITDRREFELAENGFITLTLRRDSNNAAFFSANSVLKPKVFPNTPEGKAAETNFRLGTQLPYVFLISRLAHYLKVLQREEIGTWKERSDVERGLNEWLRQYISDQENPPADVRSRRPFRSAKVIVSDIAGEPGWYKIELLARPHFKFMGANFELSLVGKLDKE comes from the coding sequence ATGTCTGAAACTAAAGTAAAAACTCCTATCATTGAAAGCATAATGCAAAGGAGCAAATATACAAAAGATGATGAAAGTTATAGCGTAGTAAAGCAAGGAGTTGCAGAGTTTATCTCAAATGTCATCACAACAAATAATGCTGAAGAGAAGATAAATAAGCTTGCACTTGATGAGATGATAGCCCACATAGATACGCTTTTATCGGCTCAAATGGATGAAATTTTACACAATAAATCTTTCCAAGAGCTAGAATCTACTTGGCGTGGCATTAGATTTTTAGTTGAGAGAACAAATTTCAACGAAAATGTAAAGATCGATCTTTTAGACGCAACAAAAGAAGAAATTTTAGATGACTTTGAAAACAATCTAGATATAACTCAAAGCACACTTTATAAGCAAATTTACTCAGCTGAGTATGGTCAATTTGGTGGTGAGCCAGTTGGCGCGATAGTTGCTGACTATGAGCTAGATAAGTCAAATCAAGATATGACTTTCTTAAACAAAATGTCGTCAATTGCAGCGATGAGCCACTCTCCGCTTCTAACTTCACTATCTTCTAAATTCTTCGGACTTGATAACTTTGGCGAGCTTGAAAACATAAAAGATCTAAAGAGCCTACTTGAAGGTCCTCAATACACAAGATGGAGAACTTTTAGAGAGAACGAAGATGCAAAATATACAGGTTGTATGGTAAATAGATTTCTTACTAGATCTCCGTATATCCCAGAAGATAACCCTATAAAAAGCTTTAATTACCGCGAAAGCGTTGATAAGCACGATGATATGCTTTGGGGCAACGGCGCTTATGCGTTTGCTACAAGACTTACAGAGAGTTTTGCGGACTATAGATGGTGCGGAAACATCATCGGACCAAAAGGTGGCGGCGCTGTAAAAGACCTACCAACTTATACTTATGAAAACTACGGAAGCGTTCAGACAAAAATTCCAACCGAAGTTTTGATAACAGATAGAAGAGAATTTGAGCTTGCAGAAAACGGCTTTATCACACTTACACTAAGACGTGATAGCAATAACGCAGCGTTTTTCTCTGCAAACTCAGTGCTAAAACCTAAAGTTTTCCCAAATACTCCAGAAGGCAAAGCTGCTGAGACAAATTTCAGACTTGGCACACAGCTTCCATATGTATTTTTGATCTCTCGTTTGGCTCACTATCTAAAAGTACTTCAAAGAGAAGAGATTGGTACTTGGAAAGAGCGCAGTGATGTTGAGCGTGGCTTAAATGAGTGGCTAAGACAGTACATCTCAGATCAGGAAAATCCACCAGCTGATGTAAGAAGCAGAAGACCATTTAGAAGCGCAAAAGTCATCGTTAGCGATATAGCTGGCGAGCCAGGCTGGTATAAGATAGAGCTTCTAGCTAGACCTCACTTTAAATTTATGGGGGCAAATTTCGAGCTTTCTTTGGTTGGTAAGCTGGATAAAGAGTAA
- a CDS encoding type VI secretion system baseplate subunit TssG has product MSEEISQASFFKLIKNILKNRDRSEIFLKNSSSFAYPIKELESLDEQELTKIIVNFMGLLGSGSHLTSYILEKISKTSDNSYELFFDFFDNYLLWLFFDSISLKNYARSFEDELDDKISKILLDMLNIKDKLLAKKFLPFSPLAVSQRRPKKEVEFALQSHFGLKDKLFILENLPNQIFIAPSNLNSLGHKNRMLGKNFILGKKLFEKQTKIAVFINGIEYEDAVNFFPKKDKFKELQETLSCFTNDEFVSDLYLKINYSHKMQFKLGSKYTSSQIGFGSRLKNDKKMSNFIKFRLCS; this is encoded by the coding sequence ATGAGCGAAGAGATAAGTCAAGCTTCTTTTTTTAAACTGATAAAAAATATCCTAAAAAATAGGGATAGAAGCGAGATATTTTTAAAAAATAGCTCAAGTTTTGCCTACCCGATCAAAGAGCTTGAGAGCTTAGATGAGCAAGAGCTTACAAAGATAATTGTAAATTTCATGGGTCTTTTAGGAAGTGGCTCGCATCTAACAAGCTACATTTTAGAGAAAATTTCAAAGACTAGTGACAATAGCTATGAGCTATTTTTTGATTTTTTTGACAACTACTTGCTTTGGCTATTTTTTGATAGTATTAGCCTGAAAAACTACGCAAGATCTTTTGAAGATGAGCTTGATGATAAAATTTCAAAGATCTTGCTTGATATGCTTAACATAAAAGATAAGCTGCTAGCAAAGAAATTTCTGCCATTTTCGCCACTTGCAGTTAGCCAAAGAAGGCCAAAAAAAGAGGTTGAATTTGCACTTCAGAGCCACTTTGGACTAAAAGATAAGCTTTTTATACTTGAAAATTTACCAAATCAAATTTTCATAGCACCATCAAATTTAAACTCCTTAGGCCATAAAAATAGGATGCTTGGTAAAAATTTCATCCTTGGTAAAAAGCTTTTTGAGAAACAAACTAAGATTGCAGTCTTTATAAATGGCATAGAGTACGAAGATGCTGTAAATTTCTTCCCAAAAAAAGATAAATTTAAAGAGCTACAAGAGACTCTTTCTTGTTTTACTAATGATGAATTTGTTTCTGATTTATATTTAAAGATAAATTACTCTCATAAGATGCAGTTTAAGCTCGGATCAAAATATACAAGTAGCCAAATCGGTTTTGGTTCAAGGCTTAAAAATGATAAAAAAATGTCAAATTTTATAAAATTTAGACTTTGTTCATAA
- the tssF gene encoding type VI secretion system baseplate subunit TssF, whose protein sequence is MDYNENNLAYFQKEMAYLDETRALFIKNFPKVAPFLDTKSKDPDVESIIENMAILTSRIRQELDENIPLIAESLINILMPSYTNPFPSVCMQEFALRDDFSEKKEFIPKGSIIESKPINGVACKFQTIYDVNLLPLKISKAFMSNNKSDYLLNLNISITKDELSTKELDIDFLNLYLGDNIYFSSTLLMWLKNYLKFIVISFEDSDEEIKLGADKLSLDEFDEALIKSDEFGFEAFELIKELSYFSSKLNFIRINGLGFLKRFDAKSFNIKFVFSKDMPNGYVPRLEYFSLFATPAINLFAKGAEPIQNNNKRSEYRIFIDRSNINAYEIVSITKVVAHSSNNEKRILKNYKSFERFEFLNSQRSKDYYFVSNKIDMKLNSYKEISFFKNDAKEQTVSIETLCCNGDLPTNLKLGEINKIQNHQGVVTKNLTIPTSVKRVNVDGNLLWRLVSILSFSYQSILNKGSFLALLNAFMLPDDEFLKKFSSSLYEIKTKQIHRVDGGFAKRGVLCIFYIDESEFESLGNVYILGINLAKFLSKFASINSFCELKIKCVKSKILFDYGFLSGMKELV, encoded by the coding sequence ATGGATTATAATGAAAATAATTTAGCTTATTTTCAAAAAGAGATGGCGTATCTTGACGAAACAAGAGCTCTTTTTATAAAGAATTTCCCAAAAGTTGCACCATTTTTAGATACTAAAAGCAAAGATCCTGATGTTGAGAGTATCATAGAAAATATGGCTATTTTGACATCAAGGATTAGACAAGAGCTAGATGAAAATATCCCCTTAATAGCTGAGTCTTTGATAAATATCTTAATGCCAAGCTATACCAATCCTTTTCCGTCAGTTTGCATGCAAGAATTTGCTCTAAGAGATGATTTTTCAGAAAAAAAAGAATTTATACCAAAAGGCAGCATCATAGAGTCAAAGCCTATAAATGGTGTAGCTTGTAAATTTCAGACGATATATGACGTAAATTTGCTTCCATTAAAGATATCAAAAGCTTTCATGTCAAACAACAAAAGCGACTATCTTTTAAATTTAAACATATCTATCACCAAAGATGAGCTTAGCACCAAAGAGCTTGATATTGATTTTTTAAATTTATATCTTGGTGATAACATATACTTCTCTTCAACCCTTTTGATGTGGCTAAAAAACTACTTGAAATTTATAGTTATAAGCTTTGAAGATAGCGATGAGGAGATAAAACTTGGAGCTGATAAGCTTAGCTTGGATGAATTTGATGAAGCTTTGATAAAGAGCGATGAGTTTGGTTTTGAGGCATTTGAGCTTATAAAAGAGCTTTCATATTTTTCATCTAAACTAAATTTCATCCGCATAAACGGACTTGGTTTTTTAAAGAGATTTGACGCAAAAAGCTTTAACATCAAATTTGTCTTTTCAAAAGATATGCCAAATGGTTACGTGCCAAGGCTAGAGTATTTCTCTCTTTTTGCCACGCCAGCGATAAATTTGTTTGCAAAAGGTGCTGAGCCTATACAAAATAACAACAAACGAAGCGAGTATAGAATTTTCATAGACCGCTCAAACATAAATGCTTACGAGATAGTCTCTATCACAAAGGTCGTCGCTCACAGCAGCAATAATGAAAAAAGGATACTTAAAAACTACAAAAGCTTTGAGAGATTTGAGTTTTTAAATAGCCAAAGATCAAAGGATTATTACTTTGTAAGCAACAAAATAGATATGAAACTAAACTCTTACAAAGAAATTTCATTTTTTAAAAATGACGCTAAAGAGCAGACTGTGAGCATCGAGACGCTTTGCTGTAACGGCGATCTACCAACCAATCTAAAACTAGGCGAGATAAATAAAATCCAAAATCACCAAGGCGTAGTAACCAAAAATTTAACCATCCCAACTAGCGTAAAACGTGTAAATGTAGATGGAAATTTACTCTGGAGGCTAGTTAGTATCTTGTCATTTAGCTATCAAAGCATACTAAATAAGGGTTCTTTTTTGGCACTGCTTAATGCTTTTATGCTGCCTGATGATGAGTTTTTGAAGAAATTTTCTAGCTCACTTTATGAGATAAAAACAAAACAGATCCACAGGGTCGATGGAGGTTTTGCAAAAAGAGGAGTGCTTTGTATATTTTATATAGATGAGAGCGAATTTGAAAGCCTTGGAAATGTCTATATCCTAGGTATAAATTTGGCTAAGTTTTTATCAAAATTTGCTTCTATTAACTCATTTTGCGAGCTTAAGATAAAGTGTGTAAAGAGCAAAATTTTATTTGATTATGGGTTTTTAAGCGGCATGAAAGAGCTAGTATGA